Proteins from a single region of Desulfobacteraceae bacterium:
- the phoU gene encoding phosphate signaling complex protein PhoU — protein sequence MPVHLQRELDKIKKSILTLGGMVEERVRMAAEAIENIDADLARTILKTDYEIDEKEVEIEEDCLKILALHQPVAVDLRFLVAVIKINNDLERIGDQAVNIAERVEILAKKKGVDFRFDYGPMAQKAENMLKMSLDALVNMDVDLAFKVLVMDDEVDRIKDEAYDLIKAALQKQPERTGYFINLLLISRHLERLADHATNIAEEVIYLIEGEIIRHQDIDELT from the coding sequence ATGCCCGTTCATCTGCAAAGAGAGCTGGACAAGATCAAGAAGTCGATTCTAACCCTGGGGGGCATGGTGGAAGAGCGCGTGCGCATGGCCGCCGAGGCTATCGAAAACATAGACGCTGATCTCGCCCGCACGATTCTCAAGACGGACTATGAAATCGATGAAAAGGAAGTCGAAATCGAGGAGGATTGCCTCAAGATTCTGGCCCTGCACCAACCGGTGGCGGTGGATCTCAGATTTCTGGTCGCTGTCATCAAAATCAACAACGATCTGGAGCGGATCGGAGACCAGGCGGTCAATATCGCCGAGCGGGTGGAAATCCTGGCCAAGAAAAAAGGCGTCGATTTCCGTTTTGACTACGGACCGATGGCCCAAAAAGCCGAGAATATGCTCAAAATGAGCCTAGATGCGCTGGTCAACATGGATGTGGATCTCGCCTTCAAGGTCCTCGTGATGGACGATGAGGTCGATCGGATCAAGGATGAAGCCTATGACCTGATCAAGGCCGCCCTCCAAAAGCAGCCCGAGCGCACGGGCTATTTCATCAACCTGCTGCTCATTTCGCGCCACCTGGAACGCCTTGCGGACCATGCCACCAACATCGCCGAGGAGGTCATTTACCTGATCGAGGGAGAAATCATCCGCCATCAGGATATCGATGAGCTGACCTGA
- a CDS encoding polymer-forming cytoskeletal protein produces the protein MLFKKSPDRSDAPKRRLEDQQSDKPTIIAATTTIEGTLSGSGTLHMAGILKGDVRCAGLVWISESGKIEGSVHAAGLIVAGQINGSIESTEKTELRAGARVVGDIRCAKIAVAEDCFFQGEIQMPDGPGGHLTFTEKRQKGS, from the coding sequence ATGTTGTTTAAAAAAAGCCCCGATCGCAGCGATGCTCCCAAACGCAGGCTGGAGGATCAGCAAAGCGACAAGCCCACCATTATCGCCGCCACCACCACCATTGAGGGTACTCTCAGCGGGAGCGGCACCCTGCACATGGCCGGCATCTTGAAAGGCGACGTGCGCTGCGCGGGATTGGTCTGGATCAGCGAAAGCGGAAAAATCGAGGGCTCCGTGCATGCCGCAGGCCTGATTGTGGCCGGGCAAATCAACGGCAGCATCGAATCCACCGAAAAGACGGAGCTGCGCGCCGGTGCACGGGTCGTGGGCGATATTCGCTGCGCCAAAATCGCCGTGGCCGAGGATTGTTTTTTTCAGGGAGAAATCCAAATGCCCGACGGCCCGGGAGGCCATCTGACCTTTACCGAAAAACGCCAAAAGGGTTCCTGA
- a CDS encoding dodecin family protein — MSTSVYKVIELVGTSTNSWEEAAKNAVETAGKSLKNLRVAEISKLDMKVENGVATAFRARVNLSFKYENE, encoded by the coding sequence ATGAGCACTAGTGTTTACAAGGTTATCGAACTCGTTGGCACCAGCACGAACTCTTGGGAGGAGGCCGCAAAAAATGCCGTTGAAACGGCCGGCAAAAGCCTCAAAAACTTGCGAGTTGCAGAAATTTCGAAACTGGACATGAAGGTCGAAAATGGCGTGGCGACAGCCTTCCGGGCGCGCGTCAATCTTTCCTTCAAGTACGAAAACGAATGA
- a CDS encoding glycosyltransferase, with the protein MRVDLHVHSRFSRHPSQWFLKKIGCPESFTDPLKIYQNARRSGMSLVTIADHNTIEGALEIAHLPDTFISEEITAYFPEDRCKVHVLAYAISEAQHRECQRLRFNLYELVAYLNRAGICNAIAHPLYAVNDRLRLSHFERLLLLFRNFELNGARSPRLNTIIRRVLAGLTAAEMARLEERHQVAATGPKPWRKNVVGGSDDHSGLNIARTFTTVEGADSVAAFFAGIENHRAQVHGEPATPATMAHNLYGIAYQYYKKRFNLGRYARKDLLIQFLDQVLDPTWPQSGGLVSRIYHFWQYRRRPKTAAAGAPSLVVQIKAETRRLLQRNPDLLVLPTPDAEERRPLEKTWQRFVNQVSNALVCQSADHLLNHLAGANLFRIFQTLGSAGGLYTLMAPYFLAYAHFTKDRCLGKAVERRFALSPTAASSEKAVAQFTDTFYDVNGVALTLQQQVATARRQGKPLTVITCDPGQHALGDGIRNFKPVRVYDLPEYPQQKLHLPPFLDILGYCHDSHFDQIHSATPGPVGLAALAIARILKLPISGTYHTAFPQYARFLTADDALEDLTWKFTLWYYDQMDMIYAPSQNTRAELVQKGIREDKIRVYPRGIDIQKFHPAKRNGFLRRRFQIDHRTVLLYVGRVSREKNLHLLAQAFQELAAQNAGVCLLVVGDGPYLEEMKRTTRGLPCFFCGYLTGEELACAYASSDIFVFPSTTDTFGNVVMEAQASGLPVIVSDEGGPCENMLPGETGLMVPGDDVAALTKAMRKLAATPQEAARMGRAARRYMAERSFDAAFDQTWHLYQQMTTAHDAAA; encoded by the coding sequence CGAAGCGGGATGTCGCTGGTCACCATCGCCGACCACAACACCATCGAGGGGGCCCTGGAAATCGCTCACCTGCCGGACACCTTTATAAGCGAGGAGATCACAGCTTACTTTCCCGAGGACCGCTGCAAAGTGCATGTGCTGGCCTACGCCATCTCCGAGGCGCAGCACCGGGAATGCCAGCGGCTGCGCTTCAACCTCTACGAACTGGTGGCCTATCTCAACCGGGCCGGGATCTGCAACGCCATTGCCCACCCGCTGTATGCCGTGAATGACAGGCTGAGGCTGTCGCATTTCGAACGGCTGCTGCTGTTGTTCCGCAACTTCGAGCTCAACGGCGCCCGCAGTCCGCGACTCAACACGATCATCAGGCGGGTTCTCGCCGGTCTGACGGCGGCCGAGATGGCGCGCCTGGAGGAGCGCCACCAGGTGGCCGCCACAGGGCCGAAACCCTGGCGCAAAAACGTGGTGGGAGGTTCGGACGACCACAGCGGCCTCAATATCGCCCGCACCTTCACCACGGTGGAAGGGGCGGATTCGGTAGCGGCCTTTTTCGCGGGCATCGAAAACCATCGGGCCCAGGTGCATGGGGAGCCCGCAACCCCCGCAACCATGGCCCACAATCTGTACGGCATCGCCTACCAGTACTACAAAAAGCGTTTCAACCTCGGCCGCTATGCCCGCAAAGATCTTCTGATCCAATTTCTCGATCAGGTCCTCGACCCCACCTGGCCCCAGAGCGGGGGCTTGGTGTCCCGCATCTACCATTTCTGGCAGTACCGCCGGCGGCCCAAAACAGCGGCGGCCGGCGCCCCCTCCCTGGTCGTCCAGATCAAGGCCGAAACCCGCCGCCTGCTTCAGAGAAACCCGGATCTGCTGGTTCTGCCAACGCCGGATGCCGAGGAGCGGCGCCCTCTGGAAAAAACCTGGCAGCGCTTCGTCAATCAGGTATCCAACGCCCTGGTCTGCCAGTCCGCCGATCACCTCCTGAACCACCTGGCAGGGGCCAACTTGTTCCGCATCTTTCAAACGCTGGGCTCCGCCGGCGGCCTCTACACCCTGATGGCGCCCTATTTTCTGGCCTACGCCCATTTCACCAAGGACCGTTGCCTGGGCAAGGCCGTGGAGAGGCGCTTTGCGCTCAGCCCAACAGCCGCCAGCTCCGAAAAAGCGGTGGCCCAGTTCACGGATACGTTCTACGACGTCAACGGCGTCGCACTCACCCTGCAGCAACAGGTGGCCACAGCCCGTCGTCAAGGCAAGCCCCTGACGGTCATCACCTGCGACCCGGGGCAGCATGCGCTCGGCGATGGGATCCGCAATTTCAAGCCGGTGAGGGTTTACGATCTGCCCGAATACCCCCAGCAGAAACTCCACCTGCCGCCTTTTCTGGACATCCTGGGCTACTGCCACGACAGCCACTTCGATCAGATCCACAGCGCAACACCTGGGCCCGTGGGGTTGGCCGCCCTGGCCATCGCCCGCATTCTCAAGCTGCCCATCAGCGGCACCTACCACACCGCCTTCCCCCAGTATGCCCGTTTTCTCACCGCTGATGACGCGCTGGAGGATCTCACCTGGAAATTCACCCTCTGGTATTACGACCAGATGGACATGATTTACGCACCATCCCAAAACACCAGGGCCGAATTGGTCCAAAAAGGCATCCGGGAGGACAAAATCAGGGTTTACCCGCGGGGAATCGACATTCAGAAGTTTCACCCAGCCAAACGCAACGGGTTTTTGCGCCGCCGCTTCCAGATCGACCACAGGACCGTGCTGCTCTATGTGGGGCGGGTGTCGCGCGAAAAAAACCTGCACCTCTTGGCGCAGGCCTTCCAGGAATTGGCCGCCCAAAACGCCGGGGTCTGTCTGTTGGTGGTGGGCGACGGCCCTTACCTGGAGGAGATGAAACGGACCACCCGGGGGTTGCCCTGTTTTTTCTGCGGCTACCTCACGGGTGAAGAACTCGCCTGCGCCTACGCCTCCAGCGACATTTTCGTCTTTCCCAGCACCACCGACACCTTCGGCAACGTGGTGATGGAGGCCCAGGCCTCGGGGCTGCCGGTGATCGTCAGCGACGAGGGCGGCCCCTGTGAAAACATGCTGCCCGGTGAAACCGGTCTGATGGTCCCGGGCGACGATGTCGCAGCCCTCACCAAGGCCATGCGGAAACTGGCGGCCACCCCCCAGGAGGCCGCCCGAATGGGTCGGGCCGCGCGGCGTTATATGGCCGAGCGCTCCTTTGACGCGGCTTTTGACCAGACCTGGCACCTTTACCAGCAAATGACGACGGCACACGATGCGGCCGCCTGA